The following proteins are encoded in a genomic region of Variovorax paradoxus:
- a CDS encoding transaldolase family protein, giving the protein MNEDFHLYLDSADLAELQTCLPHPVVHGVTTNPTLLQRAGVGRGEVPGLLKRCIELGARQVQAQVYSSEVDGMLEDAQALLSHFEPGRLVIKIPATRQGLDAGARLIAQGVPVTWTAVYAPEQAHFAAQLGAAYAAPYLGRLEDAGIDGLALIAQMQALVAQRPSSGTRLLVASIRSREAYLSLLGLGVGAITIPPRLFAELLDHPATLAAERGFLADARALS; this is encoded by the coding sequence ATGAACGAAGATTTCCATCTGTACCTCGACAGCGCCGACCTGGCAGAACTGCAGACCTGCCTGCCGCACCCCGTGGTGCATGGCGTGACGACCAATCCGACCTTGCTGCAGCGCGCCGGTGTGGGCCGCGGCGAAGTGCCCGGCTTGCTGAAGCGCTGCATCGAGCTGGGTGCACGACAAGTGCAGGCGCAGGTGTACTCCAGCGAAGTCGACGGCATGCTCGAGGACGCGCAGGCGCTGCTCTCGCACTTTGAGCCGGGCCGCCTCGTCATCAAGATTCCCGCCACGCGCCAGGGCCTCGATGCCGGTGCTCGGCTCATTGCGCAAGGCGTGCCCGTGACGTGGACCGCCGTCTACGCGCCCGAGCAGGCGCACTTTGCGGCACAACTGGGTGCCGCCTACGCGGCGCCCTACCTGGGGCGGCTCGAAGACGCCGGCATCGACGGGCTGGCGCTCATCGCGCAGATGCAGGCCCTGGTGGCGCAGCGGCCTTCGTCCGGCACGCGCCTGCTGGTGGCCAGCATCCGCTCGCGCGAGGCGTATCTTTCGCTGCTGGGGTTGGGCGTGGGAGCCATCACGATTCCGCCGCGCCTCTTTGCCGAACTGCTCGATCATCCCGCCACGCTGGCCGCAGAACGCGGCTTTCTGGCCGATGCTCGCGCCCTGTCTTGA
- a CDS encoding L-iditol 2-dehydrogenase, giving the protein MTERLKNRHVLLTGAGGGIGLAVAEACIAEGARCSVVDRMAAAPEAVRALLQQHPDRLAYIAADVTDTQGISHLLAEAQVAFGPIHTLFNNAAVFDLAPLLDSDEASFDRLFAVNVKGMFFVMQAVLRHMVEAGTQGASVINMASQAGRRGEALVSHYCATKAAVISYTQSAALAMAPHGIRVNGIAPGVVDTPMWDHVDSLFAKAEGLPPGEKKRRVGLEVPLGRMGVPADIAGAAVFLASDEARYITAQTLNVDGGNVMS; this is encoded by the coding sequence ATGACCGAACGCTTGAAGAACCGCCACGTGCTGCTGACCGGTGCCGGCGGCGGCATCGGTCTCGCGGTGGCCGAGGCCTGCATTGCCGAAGGCGCGCGCTGCAGCGTGGTCGACCGCATGGCCGCGGCACCCGAAGCGGTGCGGGCTCTGTTGCAGCAGCATCCCGACCGCCTGGCCTACATCGCGGCCGACGTCACCGACACGCAGGGCATCTCGCACCTGCTCGCGGAGGCACAGGTCGCCTTCGGCCCGATCCACACGCTGTTCAACAACGCGGCCGTGTTCGACCTTGCGCCGCTGCTCGACAGCGACGAAGCATCCTTCGACAGGCTCTTCGCGGTCAACGTGAAGGGCATGTTCTTCGTCATGCAGGCCGTGCTGCGCCACATGGTCGAGGCCGGTACGCAGGGCGCGTCGGTCATCAACATGGCCTCGCAGGCGGGGCGCCGCGGCGAGGCCTTGGTGTCGCACTACTGCGCCACCAAGGCCGCGGTCATCAGCTACACCCAGAGCGCCGCGCTCGCCATGGCGCCGCACGGCATCCGCGTCAACGGCATTGCACCCGGGGTGGTCGACACGCCGATGTGGGACCATGTCGACAGCCTGTTCGCCAAGGCCGAAGGGCTGCCGCCCGGCGAGAAGAAGCGGCGCGTCGGCCTCGAGGTGCCGCTCGGCCGCATGGGCGTGCCGGCCGACATCGCGGGGGCGGCGGTATTCCTTGCCAGCGACGAGGCCCGTTACATCACGGCGCAGACCTTGAATGTCGATGGCGGTAATGTGATGAGTTGA
- the dalD gene encoding D-arabinitol 4-dehydrogenase, translating to MLHLGLGSFHRAHQAVYLQRLIEAGDTRWSLSGANIRPDMTDVVAALQAQGGRYTLETVSPAGEYRYEQIEAIREVLPWEPSLAAVVARGAAPSTRIVSFTVTEAGYYLDTKGKLDLSFGDLAADIERARRREAGGEGVTIYGAVCAILRARKAAQAGPVTLLNCDNLRHNGERFHAGLLEFIERAGDAELLAWVQANTACPNAMVDRITPRPPPELRARVKTATGRDDAAAITGESFIQWVIEDNFVAGRPDWGRVGVELVESVQPYEEAKIRILNATHSCIAWAGTLAGLSFIHEGTHHAAIRKMAYDYVTDDVIPCLNPSPIDLAAYRDVVLERFGNPAIRDTNQRVAADGFSKIPGFIAPTVRERLAAGQPIDSVAMLPALFLAFLQRWHRRALPYAYQDQGMDEAVAHAICGAADPVLALCSDAGLWGSTAGDARLIDAVRGASRRVAGFVNSGATT from the coding sequence GTGCTTCACCTCGGACTCGGCTCGTTTCATCGCGCCCATCAGGCCGTCTACCTGCAAAGGCTGATCGAAGCGGGTGACACCCGCTGGTCGCTCTCGGGCGCCAACATCCGGCCCGACATGACCGACGTCGTTGCGGCGCTGCAGGCGCAGGGCGGGCGCTACACGCTCGAAACCGTGTCGCCGGCCGGCGAGTACCGCTACGAGCAGATCGAAGCCATCCGCGAAGTGCTGCCGTGGGAGCCTTCGTTGGCCGCCGTGGTCGCGCGCGGCGCCGCGCCGTCCACGCGCATCGTGTCCTTCACCGTGACCGAAGCCGGCTACTACCTCGACACCAAGGGCAAGCTGGACCTGTCGTTCGGCGACCTTGCGGCCGATATCGAGCGCGCACGCCGCCGTGAGGCGGGTGGCGAAGGCGTGACGATCTACGGCGCCGTCTGCGCGATCCTGCGCGCGCGCAAGGCCGCGCAGGCCGGGCCGGTCACGTTGCTCAACTGCGACAACCTGCGCCACAACGGCGAGCGCTTCCACGCTGGTTTGCTCGAGTTCATCGAGCGCGCGGGCGATGCCGAACTGCTCGCCTGGGTGCAAGCGAACACCGCCTGTCCGAACGCAATGGTCGACCGCATCACGCCGCGCCCGCCGCCCGAGCTGCGTGCGCGCGTGAAGACTGCGACGGGCCGCGACGATGCGGCCGCGATCACCGGCGAGAGCTTTATCCAGTGGGTGATCGAAGACAACTTCGTGGCCGGCCGGCCCGACTGGGGCCGTGTCGGCGTGGAGCTGGTCGAATCGGTGCAGCCCTATGAAGAGGCCAAGATCCGCATCCTCAATGCCACGCACAGCTGCATTGCCTGGGCCGGCACGCTGGCCGGGCTGAGCTTCATCCACGAAGGCACGCACCACGCGGCCATCCGCAAGATGGCGTATGACTACGTGACCGATGACGTGATCCCGTGCCTCAATCCGAGCCCCATCGACCTCGCGGCCTACCGCGACGTGGTGCTCGAGCGCTTCGGCAACCCCGCGATCCGCGACACCAACCAGCGCGTGGCCGCCGACGGCTTCTCGAAGATCCCGGGCTTCATCGCGCCCACGGTGCGCGAGCGGCTGGCCGCGGGGCAGCCAATCGACAGCGTCGCGATGCTGCCCGCGCTGTTCCTCGCCTTCTTGCAGCGCTGGCATCGCAGGGCGCTGCCCTATGCCTACCAGGACCAAGGCATGGACGAGGCCGTGGCGCACGCCATCTGCGGCGCCGCCGATCCGGTGCTCGCGCTGTGTTCGGACGCCGGGCTGTGGGGCTCCACCGCAGGCGATGCGCGGCTGATCGATGCCGTGCGAGGCGCGAGTAGGCGCGTGGCAGGTTTCGTGAATTCAGGAGCAACGACATGA
- a CDS encoding ABC transporter ATP-binding protein, with translation MAYLQLKDIKKSFGDVNIIKGVDLEIQKGEFIVFVGPSGCGKSTLLRLIAGLEPITSGNLLLDGKDITWTPSGKRDLAMVFQSYALYPHMSVYDNMSFALKLAGVSKSEIKTKVDYAAKTLNLTQYLDRTPKDLSGGQRQRVAIGRAIVRAPKVFLFDEPLSNLDAALRGNTRVEIHKLHRSLGATTIYVTHDQVEAMTLADRVVVLRDGLIEQVGTPLELYDHPANQFVAQFIGMPSMNMVAASAIPSFSAATGGRLPSDGFLGVRPEGLRVHPKQGAAAGVQGRVELIEALGADTLIHVDVGGVPLIARQNERTPLHAGDDVAVELDPSVLHLFNREGRSVSA, from the coding sequence ATGGCCTACCTGCAACTCAAAGACATCAAGAAGAGCTTCGGCGACGTCAACATCATCAAGGGCGTCGACCTCGAAATCCAGAAGGGCGAGTTCATCGTCTTCGTCGGCCCTTCGGGCTGCGGCAAGTCGACGCTGCTGCGGCTGATCGCGGGGCTCGAGCCCATCACGAGCGGCAACCTGCTGCTCGACGGCAAGGACATCACCTGGACGCCTTCGGGCAAGCGCGACCTGGCCATGGTGTTTCAGAGTTATGCGCTCTACCCGCACATGAGCGTGTACGACAACATGTCCTTCGCGCTCAAGCTGGCGGGCGTGTCCAAGAGCGAGATCAAGACCAAGGTCGACTATGCGGCGAAGACGCTCAACCTCACGCAGTATCTCGACCGCACGCCCAAGGACCTGTCGGGCGGACAGCGCCAGCGCGTGGCCATCGGCCGGGCCATCGTGCGCGCGCCGAAGGTGTTCCTGTTCGACGAGCCCTTGTCGAATCTCGATGCGGCGCTGCGCGGCAACACGCGCGTCGAAATCCACAAGCTGCACCGCTCGCTCGGCGCGACCACGATCTACGTCACGCACGACCAGGTCGAGGCCATGACACTGGCCGACCGCGTGGTGGTGCTCAGGGACGGTCTCATCGAACAGGTCGGCACGCCGCTCGAGCTGTACGACCATCCGGCCAACCAGTTCGTCGCGCAGTTCATCGGCATGCCGTCGATGAACATGGTGGCGGCGAGTGCCATACCGAGCTTTTCCGCCGCGACCGGCGGGCGCCTGCCGAGCGACGGCTTCCTGGGCGTGCGGCCCGAAGGCCTGCGCGTGCATCCGAAGCAGGGTGCGGCTGCGGGCGTTCAAGGCCGTGTCGAGTTGATCGAGGCGCTGGGCGCCGACACGCTGATCCACGTCGACGTGGGCGGCGTGCCGCTGATCGCGCGCCAGAACGAACGCACGCCGCTGCATGCGGGCGATGACGTGGCGGTCGAACTCGACCCGTCGGTGCTCCATTTGTTCAACCGCGAAGGCCGTTCGGTCTCCGCCTGA
- a CDS encoding carbohydrate ABC transporter permease, producing MQPSNFLPQLLRTASAWAVALLLFFPLGWLFLTAFKTELQAIHVPPLFIFEPTLDNFGEVQRRSDYLLYARNSLITSLGSTIIGLLIAAPAAYSMAFFRTKKTRDILMWMLSTKMMPAVGALVPIYVLAQTAGMLDSLTALTIVFTLSNLPIMVWMLYSAYKDIPNEILEAARMDGASLWTEFCHVVLPLSVGGLASTGLLCLVLSWNEAFWALNLTSAKAGTLATLIASYSSPEGLFWAKLSAASLMAIAPIVVFGWFSQKQLVQGLTFGAVK from the coding sequence ATGCAACCCAGCAATTTCCTTCCGCAACTGCTGCGCACCGCGAGTGCGTGGGCCGTGGCGCTGCTGCTGTTCTTTCCGCTCGGCTGGCTGTTCCTCACGGCCTTCAAGACGGAGCTGCAGGCGATCCACGTGCCGCCGCTCTTCATCTTCGAACCCACGCTCGACAACTTCGGTGAAGTGCAGCGCCGCAGCGACTACCTGCTGTATGCGCGCAACTCGCTCATCACCAGCCTGGGCTCGACCATCATCGGCTTGCTGATCGCGGCGCCCGCCGCGTACTCGATGGCGTTCTTTCGCACGAAGAAGACGCGCGACATCCTCATGTGGATGCTCTCCACCAAGATGATGCCGGCCGTGGGCGCGCTGGTGCCGATCTACGTGCTCGCGCAGACCGCGGGCATGCTCGATTCGCTCACCGCGCTGACGATCGTGTTCACGCTGTCGAACCTGCCGATCATGGTGTGGATGCTCTACAGCGCCTACAAGGACATTCCGAACGAGATCCTCGAGGCCGCGCGCATGGACGGCGCGAGCCTGTGGACCGAGTTCTGCCATGTCGTGCTGCCGCTGTCGGTCGGCGGGCTCGCATCGACCGGCCTCCTGTGCCTGGTGCTGAGCTGGAACGAGGCCTTCTGGGCGCTGAACCTCACCTCCGCGAAGGCCGGCACGCTCGCAACGCTGATCGCCTCGTACTCCAGTCCCGAGGGCCTGTTCTGGGCCAAGTTGTCGGCCGCCTCGCTGATGGCCATCGCGCCCATCGTCGTGTTCGGGTGGTTCAGCCAGAAGCAACTGGTGCAAGGCCTGACCTTCGGCGCCGTCAAGTAA
- a CDS encoding carbohydrate ABC transporter permease, whose protein sequence is MKRLLPRALMAPAVLTLLLWMIVPLAMTLYFSFVNYNLMQPGERTFAGIENFHYFVTDPDFWPATWNTLMLIGSVIVITVVFGVLLALLVNEPFPGRGIVRVLLISPFFVMPAVNALLWKHMMMNPIYGVLADVWRFFGAQPVDWLTDVPLFSVIVMVAWQWLPFACLIFITSLQSLDREQMEAARMDGASSFQRFFYLTIPHLGRPMAVVIMIEMIFLLSVFAEIAITTNGGPGNESTNMTYLIFKQSLMNFDVGVASAGALFAVVLANIVAVFLIRIIGKNLD, encoded by the coding sequence ATGAAACGACTCCTGCCCCGGGCCCTCATGGCGCCCGCCGTGCTCACGCTCCTCCTGTGGATGATCGTGCCGCTTGCGATGACGTTGTACTTCTCGTTCGTGAACTACAACCTCATGCAGCCCGGCGAGCGCACGTTCGCGGGCATCGAGAACTTTCACTACTTCGTCACCGATCCCGACTTCTGGCCCGCGACCTGGAACACGCTGATGCTGATCGGCAGCGTGATCGTCATCACGGTGGTGTTCGGCGTGCTGCTCGCGCTCCTGGTGAACGAGCCCTTTCCGGGCCGCGGCATCGTGCGGGTGCTCTTGATCTCGCCCTTCTTCGTCATGCCCGCGGTCAACGCGCTGCTCTGGAAGCACATGATGATGAACCCCATCTATGGCGTGCTGGCCGACGTGTGGCGCTTCTTCGGCGCCCAGCCTGTCGACTGGCTCACCGACGTGCCGCTGTTCTCGGTGATCGTCATGGTGGCCTGGCAGTGGCTGCCGTTCGCCTGCCTGATCTTCATCACCTCGCTGCAGTCGCTCGACCGCGAGCAGATGGAAGCTGCGCGCATGGACGGCGCGAGTTCGTTCCAGCGCTTCTTCTATCTCACCATTCCGCACCTCGGCCGGCCGATGGCGGTGGTGATCATGATCGAGATGATCTTTCTGCTCAGCGTGTTCGCCGAGATTGCCATCACCACCAACGGCGGTCCGGGCAACGAGAGCACCAACATGACCTACCTGATCTTCAAGCAGTCGCTGATGAATTTCGACGTGGGCGTGGCCTCGGCCGGTGCGCTGTTCGCGGTGGTGCTGGCCAACATCGTCGCCGTGTTCCTGATCCGGATCATCGGCAAGAACCTGGACTGA
- a CDS encoding ABC transporter substrate-binding protein, which produces MQRFLKAGLVLALAGTGLASQAATELVIATVNNGHMIEMQKLTPFFEKANPDIKLKWVTLEEGTLRQRVTTDIATKGGQFDVMTIGLYEAPIWSKKGWLQPIATDAAYDADDLLPAIRAGLSYEGKLYAAPFYGESSMLMYRKDLADKVGFQMPEQPTWVQVKELAGKIHDPKAGVYGMCLRGKPGWGDNMAFLTTLVNTNGGQWFDMQWKPQIDTKPWKDAINFYVDMMKSYGPPGASANSFNENLALFNEGKCGMWVDATIAASFISDPKQSKVADKVAFAQAPIAVTPKGANWLWTWNLAIPASSTKGAAAQTFVKWATSKDYVNLVAKEHGWATVPTGTRKSTYANPEFQKVAKFAAAEKKAIDSANLSDSTLPKSPYVGVQYAAIPEFQAIGTGVGQQMSAALSGKVTVDQALKTSQTLAEREIKKSGQYK; this is translated from the coding sequence ATGCAGCGTTTTCTGAAAGCGGGCCTCGTCCTCGCACTCGCCGGCACGGGGCTCGCGTCCCAGGCCGCCACCGAACTCGTGATTGCGACCGTCAACAACGGCCACATGATCGAGATGCAGAAGCTCACGCCCTTCTTCGAAAAAGCCAACCCCGACATCAAGCTCAAGTGGGTGACGCTCGAAGAAGGCACGCTGCGCCAGCGCGTGACCACCGACATCGCCACCAAGGGCGGCCAGTTCGACGTGATGACCATCGGCCTGTACGAAGCGCCGATCTGGTCGAAGAAGGGCTGGCTCCAGCCCATTGCCACCGACGCCGCCTACGACGCCGACGACCTGCTGCCCGCCATCCGCGCCGGCCTGTCGTACGAAGGCAAGCTCTACGCCGCGCCGTTCTACGGCGAGAGCTCGATGCTCATGTACCGCAAGGACCTGGCCGACAAGGTCGGTTTCCAGATGCCCGAGCAGCCCACCTGGGTGCAGGTGAAAGAGCTCGCCGGCAAGATCCACGACCCCAAGGCCGGCGTGTACGGCATGTGCCTGCGCGGCAAGCCGGGTTGGGGCGACAACATGGCATTTTTGACCACGCTGGTCAACACCAACGGCGGCCAGTGGTTCGACATGCAGTGGAAGCCGCAGATCGACACCAAGCCGTGGAAGGACGCGATCAACTTCTACGTCGACATGATGAAGTCGTATGGCCCGCCCGGTGCCTCGGCCAACAGCTTCAACGAGAACCTCGCGCTCTTCAACGAAGGCAAGTGCGGCATGTGGGTGGACGCGACCATCGCGGCCTCGTTCATCAGCGATCCGAAGCAGTCGAAGGTGGCCGACAAGGTCGCATTCGCGCAGGCCCCCATTGCCGTGACGCCGAAGGGCGCCAATTGGCTGTGGACCTGGAACCTGGCCATTCCCGCCAGTTCGACCAAGGGCGCGGCCGCGCAGACCTTCGTGAAGTGGGCCACCTCCAAGGACTACGTCAACCTGGTGGCCAAGGAGCATGGCTGGGCCACGGTGCCCACCGGCACGCGCAAGTCGACCTATGCGAACCCCGAGTTCCAGAAGGTGGCCAAGTTCGCCGCGGCCGAGAAGAAGGCCATCGACAGCGCCAACCTCAGCGACAGCACGTTGCCCAAGTCGCCGTACGTGGGCGTGCAATACGCAGCCATTCCCGAGTTCCAGGCCATCGGCACCGGCGTGGGCCAGCAGATGAGCGCGGCGCTGTCGGGCAAGGTCACTGTGGACCAGGCGTTGAAGACTTCGCAGACCTTGGCTGAGCGCGAGATCAAGAAGTCGGGTCAGTACAAGTAA
- a CDS encoding LysR family transcriptional regulator has translation MTSGSGLTDASLMLHVRPRQLLLLARLDAHRHLGRAAEAMSISQPAATKLLQQLEDSLGEKLFERLARGMEPTPYGEILIRYARRVLSHFGSAREEMLALRSGLSGSLRVGSVPGAVPELLAPALVEYRRRHPQVAVSVVVETSDVMQAQLEQGDVDLVLGRLTAGHDEAKYSSVPLLGESMVVVVRAAHPVFERATVTLADMANWSWVLQPPGSPQRGRFEAAMREAGIQARLDIIETASPIAITALLENSDMAAVMPASQASHYARLGVLRTVPLELPVRVPPICLVTRQDRALSPAAAQFRRQLLGGT, from the coding sequence ATGACTTCTGGTTCAGGCCTGACCGACGCCTCGCTGATGCTGCATGTGCGGCCGCGCCAATTGCTGCTGCTGGCCCGGCTCGATGCGCACCGCCACCTCGGGCGTGCGGCGGAAGCCATGAGCATCAGCCAACCCGCCGCTACCAAGCTGTTGCAGCAATTGGAAGACTCCCTCGGCGAAAAGCTCTTCGAACGTCTCGCGCGCGGCATGGAGCCCACGCCCTACGGCGAGATCCTGATCCGCTATGCCCGCCGCGTGCTCAGCCACTTCGGCAGCGCGCGCGAGGAAATGCTCGCGCTGCGCTCGGGCCTCAGCGGTTCGCTGCGCGTGGGCAGCGTGCCGGGGGCCGTGCCCGAGCTGCTGGCGCCGGCGCTGGTCGAGTACCGGCGCCGCCATCCGCAGGTGGCCGTGTCGGTGGTGGTCGAGACCAGCGACGTGATGCAGGCGCAGCTGGAGCAGGGCGATGTCGACCTCGTGCTGGGCCGGCTTACCGCGGGCCACGACGAGGCGAAGTATTCGAGCGTGCCGCTGCTGGGCGAGTCGATGGTGGTCGTGGTGCGTGCCGCGCACCCGGTGTTCGAGCGCGCCACCGTCACGCTGGCCGACATGGCGAACTGGTCATGGGTGCTGCAGCCGCCCGGCTCGCCGCAGCGCGGGCGCTTCGAGGCGGCGATGCGGGAGGCGGGCATCCAGGCGCGGCTCGACATCATCGAAACGGCATCGCCCATCGCCATCACGGCCTTGCTCGAGAACTCCGACATGGCGGCCGTGATGCCGGCTTCGCAGGCCAGCCACTATGCCCGGCTGGGCGTGCTGCGCACGGTGCCGCTGGAGCTGCCGGTGCGCGTACCGCCGATTTGCCTCGTCACGCGGCAGGACCGCGCGCTTTCACCGGCCGCGGCGCAATTTCGGCGCCAGCTCCTGGGCGGCACCTGA
- a CDS encoding Bug family tripartite tricarboxylate transporter substrate binding protein, translated as MKPSFLARAASLAALALTAAAAAGAQPAYPDRPLRIMVGASPGGGTDILARVLADKFAPVLKQPVTVENRPGASNTIAGELTARAAADGATLLLATNTAQAVAPHILKLKYDPLKDLHPIGLVAVMPNVLVVSASSPYKSVKELVAAMGAKPGGFKYASSGIGSTQHVGGEAFNLATGMKSIHVPYKGSSQAHIDIIGGEVDMMFDSTSSAMGQIKAGKFRALAVSAPQRSPELPDVPTLAEQGIKGADVSTWYGLYVTAGTPRPVVERLGTELTRTLKLADVQARIKGLGGEPGAITGEAFAAMNRQEFEHYGQLVRDANIKAE; from the coding sequence ATGAAGCCTTCTTTCCTTGCCCGCGCCGCGAGCCTGGCTGCACTGGCACTGACAGCCGCCGCCGCGGCCGGCGCGCAGCCCGCCTACCCCGACAGGCCGCTGCGCATCATGGTCGGCGCCTCGCCCGGCGGCGGCACCGACATCCTCGCGCGCGTGCTGGCCGACAAGTTCGCTCCGGTGCTCAAGCAGCCGGTCACGGTGGAGAACCGGCCCGGCGCCTCCAACACCATTGCCGGCGAGCTCACCGCGCGTGCCGCGGCCGACGGCGCCACGCTGCTGCTCGCCACCAACACCGCGCAGGCGGTGGCGCCCCACATCCTCAAGCTCAAGTACGACCCGCTGAAAGACTTGCATCCGATCGGCCTCGTGGCCGTGATGCCCAACGTGCTGGTGGTGTCGGCCAGCTCGCCCTACAAGTCGGTGAAAGAACTCGTGGCGGCCATGGGCGCCAAGCCGGGCGGCTTCAAGTACGCCTCCTCCGGCATCGGCAGCACGCAGCACGTGGGCGGCGAGGCTTTCAACCTGGCCACGGGCATGAAGTCGATCCACGTGCCCTACAAGGGCAGCTCGCAGGCGCACATCGACATCATCGGCGGCGAGGTCGACATGATGTTCGACAGCACCTCCTCCGCCATGGGGCAGATCAAGGCCGGCAAGTTCCGCGCGCTGGCCGTGAGCGCGCCGCAGCGCTCGCCCGAGCTGCCCGACGTACCCACGCTGGCCGAGCAGGGCATCAAGGGCGCGGACGTATCCACCTGGTACGGCCTCTACGTGACGGCCGGCACGCCACGGCCCGTGGTGGAACGGCTCGGCACCGAACTCACGCGCACGCTGAAGCTGGCTGACGTGCAGGCGCGCATCAAGGGCCTGGGCGGCGAGCCCGGCGCGATCACCGGCGAAGCCTTCGCAGCGATGAACCGGCAGGAGTTCGAGCACTACGGCCAACTCGTGCGCGACGCCAACATCAAGGCCGAATGA
- a CDS encoding 4-hydroxythreonine-4-phosphate dehydrogenase PdxA, which translates to MPTSSKTPSAISAKPRVAVLLGDPSGIGPEMAVNLLARQRNLDAARVLLIADPIVLAAGERVAGVKLDPVQVTGFDDLRFEDGRPSLIARDWMAGREPVLGESNEASGRASFEALELATSAVRRGQAEAILFAPLNKHSLRLGGLVHEDELRYMQERFAVTGFVCEFNLTGSLWTSRVTSHIPLKEVASHITMQGVSDAVKIIASALRRSGVAQPRIAVTGLNPHAGDGGSIGMEEIEIIAPAIERLRAEGFDARGPFSPDTVFIGARRGDVDAVVSMYHDQGQIAMKLMGFEQGVTLHGGLPVPVATSASGSAFDIAGKGIAQIEGLQQAFDLCVRMAGSAPVPAPSKAQAAAA; encoded by the coding sequence ATGCCAACCTCATCGAAGACCCCGAGTGCGATCTCCGCAAAACCCCGCGTCGCCGTGCTGCTCGGCGACCCGAGCGGCATCGGCCCCGAAATGGCCGTGAACCTGCTGGCGCGCCAACGCAACCTGGACGCCGCGCGCGTGTTGCTGATTGCCGACCCGATCGTGCTGGCCGCGGGCGAGCGCGTGGCGGGCGTAAAGCTCGACCCGGTGCAGGTGACGGGGTTCGACGACCTGCGCTTCGAGGACGGCCGGCCGAGCTTGATCGCACGCGACTGGATGGCGGGCCGGGAGCCGGTGCTCGGCGAGTCGAACGAGGCGTCAGGGCGCGCCTCGTTCGAAGCGCTGGAGCTCGCCACCTCGGCCGTGCGGCGGGGGCAGGCGGAGGCGATTCTTTTTGCGCCGCTCAACAAGCATTCGCTGCGGCTCGGCGGCCTCGTGCACGAGGACGAGTTGCGCTACATGCAGGAGCGTTTCGCGGTGACGGGCTTCGTTTGCGAGTTCAACCTCACGGGCTCGCTCTGGACCTCGCGCGTGACCTCGCACATACCGCTGAAAGAGGTGGCGAGCCACATCACGATGCAGGGCGTGAGCGACGCGGTGAAGATCATCGCTTCGGCCTTGCGCCGCTCGGGCGTGGCACAGCCGCGCATCGCGGTGACCGGGCTCAATCCGCATGCGGGAGACGGCGGCTCCATCGGCATGGAAGAAATCGAAATCATCGCGCCGGCCATCGAACGGCTGCGCGCCGAGGGCTTCGACGCGCGCGGCCCCTTCTCGCCCGACACGGTGTTCATCGGCGCGCGGCGCGGCGATGTGGACGCAGTGGTGTCGATGTACCACGACCAGGGCCAGATCGCGATGAAGCTCATGGGCTTCGAGCAAGGCGTGACGCTGCACGGCGGACTGCCGGTGCCGGTGGCCACGTCGGCCAGCGGCAGCGCCTTCGATATCGCCGGCAAGGGCATCGCGCAGATCGAGGGATTGCAGCAGGCCTTCGACCTGTGCGTGCGCATGGCCGGCAGTGCGCCGGTACCGGCGCCCTCGAAGGCGCAAGCTGCTGCGGCCTGA
- a CDS encoding DUF805 domain-containing protein: MNFQTAVKTCFSKYADFSGRASRSEYWWFVLAEVVVLIVASLINQYVYLVAALGFLLPVLAVGTRRLHDIGKSGWLQLLMLIPIVNLVLIYFYVQPTQPESNPHGEPASA, encoded by the coding sequence ATGAATTTTCAAACAGCGGTCAAGACCTGTTTCAGCAAGTACGCAGATTTCAGCGGGCGTGCATCGCGTTCGGAGTACTGGTGGTTCGTGCTGGCCGAGGTGGTCGTTCTCATCGTGGCGAGCCTGATCAACCAATACGTCTATCTCGTCGCGGCGCTGGGGTTCCTGCTGCCCGTGCTGGCCGTGGGCACGCGCCGGCTGCATGACATCGGCAAGAGCGGCTGGTTGCAGCTGCTGATGCTCATTCCGATCGTCAATCTCGTGCTGATCTATTTCTACGTCCAGCCGACGCAGCCCGAGTCCAACCCCCACGGCGAGCCGGCGAGCGCCTGA